Proteins from a genomic interval of bacterium:
- a CDS encoding hydrogenase iron-sulfur subunit codes for MNEQFEPQIVAFCCHYCAYGAADLAGSMRLDYPANVKIVKLPCTGKVDIIYLLKAFEDGADGVYVAGCLEGNCHFIDGNIKAKRRVARAKNLLDEIGIGGNRLEMFNMSASMGPKFAEVAREMTERIQQLGPSLLKKD; via the coding sequence ATGAATGAGCAATTTGAACCACAAATTGTAGCTTTTTGTTGTCATTATTGTGCCTATGGGGCAGCAGATTTAGCTGGTTCGATGAGGCTTGACTATCCCGCAAATGTGAAGATAGTTAAACTGCCCTGCACCGGCAAGGTGGATATTATCTATTTGCTTAAGGCGTTTGAGGATGGAGCAGATGGGGTGTATGTCGCCGGGTGCCTTGAAGGTAATTGTCACTTTATCGATGGCAATATCAAAGCAAAACGTCGGGTAGCCCGAGCTAAAAATTTATTAGATGAGATTGGAATTGGTGGCAATAGATTGGAGATGTTTAATATGAGCGCCTCGATGGGGCCTAAGTTTGCTGAGGTGGCCAGAGAAATGACCGAAAGAATACAACAATTAGGTCCAAGCCTGTTAAAAAAGGATTAA
- a CDS encoding 3D domain-containing protein, which translates to MSKYTAFKYLFFISSFLVFLASFPIVPLNSNLSPILIKCFNCLDDKLVIKFNRLNNKLLLYAAINKILVTATAYSASKSECDDTPFITASGKNVRSNIIAVSRDLYKSLPFGSKVKINNKIYIVDDLMNKRWKKRIDFFMWSKSQAKTYGNRKVIMQVMEVKKKI; encoded by the coding sequence TTGTCAAAATACACAGCCTTTAAATACCTATTCTTTATTTCTTCTTTTTTGGTATTTCTGGCATCTTTTCCTATTGTTCCCTTAAATAGTAATTTAAGTCCTATTTTAATAAAATGTTTTAACTGCCTTGATGATAAGTTAGTTATAAAATTTAATAGATTAAATAATAAATTACTTCTTTATGCCGCTATTAATAAAATATTAGTGACCGCTACTGCTTATAGCGCTAGTAAATCTGAATGCGATGATACTCCGTTTATTACTGCCAGTGGTAAAAATGTTCGTTCTAACATTATTGCTGTTAGTCGTGATCTTTATAAAAGCTTACCTTTTGGGAGTAAAGTAAAAATAAATAATAAAATTTATATTGTTGATGATTTAATGAATAAACGTTGGAAGAAAAGAATTGATTTTTTTATGTGGTCAAAAAGTCAAGCTAAAACTTATGGTAATCGTAAGGTCATAATGCAGGTTATGGAAGTTAAAAAGAAGATTTAA
- a CDS encoding AAA family ATPase has translation MKIAITGKGGVGKSTFAGLLCRMFAAQEDRVLAIDADPDSNLASALGCPTEISSKIKPISQLKNLIKERMEINIEKSFFKLNPKVDDLLEKYSYQCFENLRLVVMGEVKKGGSGCYCPENNFLKNFFSHLLIEQKNHIIMDMEAGIEHLSRGTAYFVDAIIIVVEPGKHSLQTAKSIIGLSKDLGINKIFIVGNKILNDTQKKMIYSNFINYPVILGLMSYDQDIILYEENEKSLFESNLPIVSEVALIKHHLEREIAQ, from the coding sequence TTGAAGATTGCTATTACTGGCAAAGGTGGAGTAGGGAAGTCAACCTTTGCTGGACTTTTATGTAGAATGTTTGCTGCTCAAGAAGATAGAGTACTGGCTATTGATGCAGATCCCGATTCTAACTTAGCTTCGGCTTTAGGATGTCCAACCGAGATATCAAGTAAGATTAAACCTATTTCTCAATTAAAAAATCTCATTAAAGAACGAATGGAGATTAATATAGAAAAAAGTTTTTTTAAGCTAAATCCAAAGGTTGACGATTTGTTGGAAAAGTATTCTTATCAATGCTTTGAAAATTTAAGATTAGTGGTGATGGGAGAAGTAAAAAAAGGTGGTAGCGGCTGTTACTGTCCAGAAAATAATTTTCTAAAAAACTTCTTTTCTCATCTATTAATTGAGCAAAAAAACCATATCATTATGGATATGGAAGCAGGTATTGAACATTTAAGTAGAGGTACTGCTTATTTTGTTGATGCGATTATTATTGTAGTAGAGCCTGGAAAACATAGCCTGCAAACAGCTAAAAGTATCATTGGCCTATCTAAGGATTTAGGAATTAATAAGATCTTCATCGTGGGAAATAAGATTTTAAATGATACCCAAAAGAAGATGATTTATTCTAATTTTATTAACTACCCGGTAATTCTTGGTTTAATGTCATATGACCAAGATATTATTTTATATGAAGAAAATGAAAAATCTTTATTTGAAAGCAATTTACCAATAGTAAGTGAAGTTGCTTTAATAAAACACCATCTTGAAAGAGAAATAGCTCAATAA
- a CDS encoding N-6 DNA methylase has product MQEQGLVISLILLCFSRRFSNSHYDPLIMVRQSNNLKQWVKCTPRHIIDFIVAAVDPKKDETICDPTCGTAGFLISAYKHILKQHGIPLNPPLIKGD; this is encoded by the coding sequence ATGCAAGAGCAAGGCTTGGTAATAAGCCTGATTTTGTTGTGCTTTAGCCGAAGATTCAGCAATTCTCATTATGACCCGCTAATAATGGTTAGGCAAAGTAACAATCTTAAACAGTGGGTTAAGTGCACTCCGCGCCACATTATTGATTTTATTGTGGCGGCAGTTGACCCGAAGAAAGACGAAACGATTTGTGATCCTACTTGCGGAACGGCTGGATTTTTGATTTCCGCTTATAAACATATTCTCAAACAACATGGAATCCCCCTTAATCCCCCTTTGATAAAGGGGGATTAA